A genomic stretch from Theobroma cacao cultivar B97-61/B2 chromosome 4, Criollo_cocoa_genome_V2, whole genome shotgun sequence includes:
- the LOC18603511 gene encoding universal stress protein A-like protein, whose translation MVQERPTMLVAVDDSAHSEYALEWTLDHFFTSFGSNRPFQLVVIHARPLPSSVIGLTGPASAEVVPIMKVGIKKTATMVKEKVKEICRNKSLSDVRVEVVEGDPRNVVCEAVEKYHAAILVLGSHGYGTVRRAILSSVSDYCAHHAHCSAMIVKKPKQEN comes from the exons ATGGTTCAAGAGAGACCAACAATGCTGGTGGCTGTGGACGATAGTGCGCACAGTGAGTACGCCTTGGAATGGACCCTTGATCACTTCTTCACTTCTTTTGGCTCCAACCGTCCTTTCCAGCTCGTTGTCATCCATGCCCGACCCCTTCCCTCTTCTGTTATTGGACTTACCGGACCTG CATCTGCGGAGGTTGTACCGATCATGAAGGTTGGCATAAAGAAGACAGCCACCATGGTCAAGGAGAAAGTGAAGGAGATATGCAGGAATAAATCG TTGAGTGATGTGAGAGTGGAAGTAGTGGAAGGTGATCCAAGAAATGTGGTGTGTGAAGCTGTAGAGAAATACCATGCAGCAATCTTGGTACTGGGAAGCCATGGATACGGAACTGTGAGAAG GGCCATTTTGAGCAGTGTTAGTGACTACTGTGCTCACCATGCTCACTGTTCTGCAATGATTGTGAAGAAGCCTAAGCAAGAGAACTGA